The following are encoded together in the Bos taurus isolate L1 Dominette 01449 registration number 42190680 breed Hereford chromosome 12, ARS-UCD2.0, whole genome shotgun sequence genome:
- the IRS2 gene encoding insulin receptor substrate 2 — protein sequence MASPPEHGPPGPAGGDGPNLNNNNNNNNHSVRKCGYLRKQKHGHKRFFVLRGPGAGGDEAGAGGGPAPQPPRLEYYESEKKWRSKAGAPKRVIALDCCLNINKRADAKHKYLIALYTKDEYFAVAAENEQEQEGWYRALTDLVSEGRAGAGDAPPAAAATSGSCSASLPGALGGSAGAAAADDSYGLVAPATAAYREVWQVNLKPKGLGQSKNLTGVYRLCLSARTIGFVKLNCEQPSVTLQLMSIRRCGHSDSFFFIEVGRSAVTGPGELWMQADDSVVAQNIHETILEAMKALKELFEFRPRSKSQSSGSSATHPISVPGARRHHHLVNLPPSQTGLVRRSRTDSLAATPPAAKCSACRVRTASEGDGGAAAAAAAGAGAGAAAGSPLSPGPVRAPLSRSHTLSGGRAGKAALAPAGGGLQHSRSMSMPVAHSPPAATSPGSLSSSSGHGSGSYPPPPGPHPHLQHPLHPQRPSSGSASASGSPSDPGFMSLDEYGSSPGDLRVYCGHRSNTPESIAETPPARDGSAGELYGYMTMERPLSHCGGRAYRRVSGDGAPDLDRGLRKRTYSLTTPARQRPVPQPSSASLDEYTLMRATFSGSSGRLCPSCPASSPKVAYHPYPEDYGDIEIGSHRSSSSNLGTDDGYVPMTPGVALLGTGSGSCKSDDYMPMSPTSVSAPKQILQPRPVPAALPPAGATVPTPASAAGRAFPGTAGSYKTGSPAESSPEDSGYMRMWCGSKLSMESADSKLLPNGDYLNMSPSDAGTAGTPPDFFSAAGETLRCVPGYCYSSLPRSYKAPHACHGDSDQYVLMSSPVGRVLEEEQLEPPPGPAQPASAFPAAAAGSGHPQPLHPVVPSSGRPGGGGGSRPDGFLAQRCRAVRPTRLSLEGLPALPRMHEYPLPPEPRSPGEYINIDFGEAGARLSPPAPPLLASAASSSSLLSASSPASSLGSGTPGTSGDSRQRSPLSDYMNLDFSSPKSPQPGAQGRDPVGSLDALLSPEASVYPPLPPRPAAPSSALQPPPPPPPPGELYRLPAAPASQGPGAASSSSSDTGDNSDYTEMAFGVAATPPQPIAAPPKPDGARVSSPVSGLKRLSLMDQVSGVEAFLQAGQPPDPHRGAKVIRADPQGGRRRHSSETFSSTTTVTPVSPSFAHTPKRHNSASVENVCLRKGSEGGGAGGSVLGGGDEPPSSPRQLPPPTPQQARAWTPAQPGGGLVGCPGGSSSPMRRETSAGFQNGLNYIAIDVRDEPGLSPPLQQHPHAQMGDRSAWGRTRSLGGLISAVGAGSPAGVCGGPGPGALPAANAYASIDFLTHHLKEATVVKE from the coding sequence ATGGCGAGCCCGCCGGAGCACGGGCCCCCCGGGCCGGCGGGCGGGGACGGCCCCaacctcaacaacaacaacaacaacaacaaccacagcgTGCGCAAGTGCGGCTACCTGCGCAAGCAGAAGCACGGCCACAAGCGCTTCTTCGTGCTGCGCGGGCCCGGCGCGGGCGGCGACGAGGCGGGCGCGGGCGGGGGCCCGGCGCCGCAGCCGCCGCGGCTCGAGTACTACGAGAGCGAGAAGAAGTGGCGGAGCAAGGCGGGCGCCCCGAAGCGGGTCATCGCGCTCGACTGCTGCCTGAACATCAACAAGCGCGCCGACGCCAAGCACAAGTACCTGATCGCCCTCTACACCAAGGACGAGTACTTCGCCGTGGCAGCCGAGAACGAGCAGGAGCAGGAGGGCTGGTACCGCGCGCTCACCGACCTGGTCAGCGAGGGCCGCGCGGGCGCCGGGGACgcgccccccgccgccgccgccacctccGGGTCCTGCAGCGCCTCCCTGCCCGGCGCCCTGGGCGGCTCGGCGGGCGCCGCTGCGGCCGATGACAGCTACGGGCTGGTGGCGCCCGCCACGGCCGCCTACCGCGAGGTGTGGCAGGTGAACCTGAAGCCCAAGGGTCTGGGCCAGAGCAAGAACCTGACGGGCGTGTACCGCCTGTGCCTGTCGGCGCGCACCATCGGCTTCGTGAAGCTCAACTGCGAGCAGCCGTCGGTGACGCTGCAGCTCATGAGCATCCGCCGCTGCGGCCACTCGGACAGCTTCTTCTTCATCGAGGTGGGCCGCTCGGCCGTGACGGGCCCCGGAGAGCTGTGGATGCAGGCGGATGACTCGGTGGTGGCGCAGAACATCCACGAGACCATTCTGGAGGCCATGAAGGCGCTCAAGGAGCTCTTCGAGTTCCGGCCGCGCAGCAAGAGCCAGTCGTCCGGCTCGTCGGCTACGCACCCCATCAGCGTGCCCGGCGCGCGCCGCCACCACCACTTGGTCAACCTGCCCCCGAGCCAGACGGGACTGGTGCGCCGCTCGCGCACCGACAGCCTGGCGGCCACCCCGCCCGCCGCCAAGTGCAGCGCGTGCCGGGTGCGCACAGCCAGCGAAGGCGACGGCGgcgccgcggcggcggcggcggcgggggcgggggccggggcggCGGCGGGCAGCCCCCTGAGCCCGGGCCCGGTGCGCGCGCCCCTGAGCCGCTCGCACACGCTGAGCGGCGGCCGCGCGGGCAAGGCGGCGCTGGCGCCGGCAGGGGGCGGCCTGCAGCACAGCCGCTCCATGTCCATGCCCGTGGCGCACTCGCCCCCGGCGGCCACCAGCCCCGGCAGCCTGTCGTCCAGCAGCGGGCACGGCTCGGGCTCCTACCCGCCGCCCCCCGGCCCGCACCCGCACCTGCAGCACCCCCTGCACCCCCAGCGCCCCTCCAGCGGCAGCGCCTCGGCCTCGGGCTCCCCCAGCGACCCCGGCTTCATGTCCTTGGACGAGTATGGCTCCAGCCCCGGGGACCTGCGGGTCTACTGCGGCCACCGGAGCAACACGCCCGAGTCCATCGCTGAGACGCCCCCGGCGCGGGACGGCAGCGCGGGCGAGCTGTACGGCTACATGACCATGGAGCGGCCGCTGAGCCACTGCGGCGGCCGCGCCTACCGCAGGGTCTCTGGGGACGGCGCCCCGGACTTGGACCGAGGGCTGAGGAAGCGGACTTACTCGCTGACCACGCCTGCCCGGCAGCGGCCGGTGCCCCAGCCGTCCTCCGCGTCCCTGGACGAGTACACCTTGATGCGGGCCACCTTCTCGGGCAGCTCCGGCCGCCTGTGCCCATCCTGCCCCGCCTCTTCTCCCAAAGTGGCCTACCATCCTTACCCCGAGGACTACGGCGACATCGAGATTGGCTCGCACCGCAGCTCCAGCAGTAACCTGGGCACGGACGATGGCTACGTGCCCATGACCCCCGGCGTGGCCCTCCTGGGGACGGGCAGCGGGAGCTGCAAGAGCGACGACTACATGCCCATGAGCCCCACCAGCGTGTCGGCCCCGAAACAGATACTGCAGCCGCGCCCCGTGCCCGCCGCCTTGCCCCCTGCTGGGGCCACGGTGCCCACGCCCGCATCGGCGGCCGGCAGGGCCTTCCCGGGCACCGCGGGCAGCTACAAGACCGGCTCCCCGGCCGAGAGCTCCCCCGAGGACAGCGGGTACATGCGCATGTGGTGCGGTTCCAAGCTGTCCATGGAGAGCGCCGACAGCAAGCTGCTGCCCAACGGGGACTACCTCAACATGTCCCCCAGCGATGCGGGCACGGCGGGCACCCCGCCCGACTTCTTCTCGGCCGCGGGGGAGACGCTGCGGTGCGTGCCCGGCTACTGCTACAGCTCCTTGCCCCGCTCCTACAAGGCCCCTCACGCCTGCCACGGCGACAGTGACCAGTACGTGCTCATGAGCTCGCCAGTGGGCCGGGTCCTGGAGGAGGAGCAGCTGGAGCCACCCCCCGGCCCCGCGCAGCCGGCCAGTGCCTTCCCGGCCGCGGCGGCTGGCAGCGGCCACCCCCAGCCACTTCACCCCGTCGTGCCTTCTTCTGGGAGGCCTGGCGGTGGCGGAGGCAGCCGCCCCGACGGCTTCCTAGCCCAGCGCTGCCGGGCAGTGCGGCCCACGCGCCTGTCCCTGGAGGGGCTGCCGGCCCTGCCCCGCATGCACGAGTACCCGCTGCCCCCCGAGCCCAGGAGTCCTGGCGAGTACATCAACATCGACTTCGGGGAGGCCGGCGCGCGCCTGTCACCCCCCGCGCCCCCGCTCCTGGCCTCGGCCGCCTCGTCGTCCTCGCTGTTGTCCGCCAGCAGCCCAGCCTCGTCCCTGGGCTCCGGCACCCCGGGCACAAGCGGGGACAGCCGGCAGCGCTCCCCGCTCTCCGACTATATGAACCTCGACTTCAGCTCGCCCAAGTCGCCGCAGCCAGGCGCCCAGGGCCGGGACCCTGTGGGCTCCTTGGACGCCTTGCTGTCCCCCGAGGCCTCCGTGTACCCGCCGCTGCCCCCGCGCCCGGCCGCCCCCTCCTCGGCCCTGcagccgccgcccccgccgcccccaccaGGCGAGCTGTACCGCCTGCCTGCGGCACCCGCCTCCCAGGGCCCAGGCGCGGCCTCCTCCTCGTCCTCGGACACGGGGGACAACAGTGACTACACAGAGATGGCCTTCGGCGTGGCCGCCACCCCGCCACAACCGATCGCGGCGCCCCCGAAGCCCGACGGTGCCCGCGTGAGCAGCCCTGTGTCCGGCCTCAAGAGGCTGAGTCTCATGGATCAGGTGTCGGGGGTCGAGGCCTTCCTGCAGGCCGGCCAGCCCCCAGACCCGCACCGGGGGGCCAAGGTCATTCGTGCGGACCCCCAGGGGGGCCGCCGCCGCCACAGCTCCGAGACCTTCTCCTCGACCACCACTGTGACCCCCGTGTCCCCATCCTTCGCTCACACCCCCAAGCGTCACAACTCGGCCTCGGTGGAGAACGTCTGTCTCAGGAAAGGCAGCgaagggggcggggccgggggcagCGTCCTGGGTGGGGGCGATGAGCCCCCCTCGTCGCCCCGCCAGTTGCCTCCGCCAACGCCTCAGCAAGCGCGGGCCTGGACGCCGGCTCAGCCCGGCGGCGGCCTGGTTGGCTGTCCCGGGGGCAGCAGCTCACCGATGCGCCGGGAGACCTCCGCCGGCTTCCAGAACGGCCTCAACTACATCGCCATCGACGTGAGGGACGAGCCAGGGCTGTCGCCGCCCCTGCAGCAGCACCCGCACGCGCAGATGGGCGACAGGAGCGCCTGGGGCCGCACCCGAAGCCTCGGGGGTCTCATCAGCGCCGTGGGTGCCGGTAGCCCTGCCGGGGTGTGCGGAGGGCCGGGCCCCGGCGCCCTGCCCGCGGCCAACGCCTACGCCAGCATCGACTTCTTGACGCATCACCTGAAAGAGGCCACGGTGGTGAAAG